From the Bacteroidia bacterium genome, one window contains:
- a CDS encoding OmpH family outer membrane protein, whose translation MNKISVSVAAVCLLLLSSAALSQNLKIGYVDSQKIFEGLPEAQAAQKQLDARLQLWQDTLETMSRAFQSDFEAYQAQQGTMSAAAKEQRQQELLRQQQTVTEYQKAKFGQGGEATRLRLEVLNPLQKKVLDAIELVAKEEKINFMFDKLEDAALLLYADSKFDYTFKVLDRLKRGDK comes from the coding sequence GTGAACAAGATCTCTGTTTCGGTGGCAGCAGTGTGCCTGCTGCTGCTTTCGTCCGCTGCACTATCGCAGAACCTGAAAATCGGCTATGTCGATTCGCAGAAAATTTTTGAGGGTCTCCCCGAAGCACAGGCTGCACAGAAACAACTCGACGCACGCCTCCAATTATGGCAGGATACGCTAGAGACGATGAGCCGAGCCTTCCAGAGTGATTTCGAAGCCTATCAAGCCCAGCAGGGCACGATGTCCGCCGCCGCAAAAGAACAACGGCAGCAAGAATTACTCCGCCAACAGCAGACGGTTACGGAATATCAGAAAGCGAAATTCGGCCAGGGCGGCGAAGCAACCCGCCTGCGCCTCGAGGTTCTCAATCCCTTGCAAAAAAAGGTACTTGATGCTATCGAGTTGGTCGCAAAAGAAGAAAAAATCAACTTCATGTTCGACAAGCTCGAAGACGCGGCCCTGCTGCTCTATGCTGATTCCAAATTCGACTACACGTTCAAGGTTCTCGATCGATTGAAACGAGGCGACAAGTAA
- a CDS encoding OmpH family outer membrane protein, giving the protein MRTIFFSLITAFLLLPSLQSAAQQKIAYVDIAAIMKEIPEAQEAQRQLDVLVDRWQKELRELEDEWQAKFNDYDKRKLILTDQGRANAEKDLQELDARIMRFRDQKFGQSGELFREEDRIMRPIQDLVFDQVKSLAMELDYDYVFDKSGGVMFLYAKDEYDLTKRAIERIKTTLPARQAPGDASTSGRPDRSTSPPPRQDRMTPPPPRTEEGMIPHNPDGTEIPESDRPR; this is encoded by the coding sequence ATGCGCACAATATTCTTTTCTCTGATAACAGCATTCCTGCTTCTGCCCTCCTTGCAGTCCGCAGCCCAGCAGAAAATCGCCTATGTGGACATCGCTGCGATCATGAAGGAAATCCCTGAAGCCCAGGAAGCCCAGCGTCAACTCGACGTGCTGGTGGACCGCTGGCAGAAGGAACTTCGTGAGCTCGAAGACGAATGGCAGGCGAAGTTTAATGACTATGACAAGCGCAAACTGATTCTCACAGATCAGGGACGCGCAAATGCGGAAAAAGATCTGCAGGAACTCGATGCCCGTATCATGCGCTTCCGTGATCAGAAATTCGGCCAGAGTGGTGAGCTCTTCCGTGAGGAGGACCGCATCATGCGACCGATTCAGGATCTGGTTTTTGATCAGGTGAAAAGTCTCGCGATGGAGCTTGACTACGATTACGTGTTCGATAAAAGCGGAGGTGTGATGTTCCTCTATGCGAAAGATGAGTATGATCTCACCAAGCGGGCCATCGAACGCATCAAGACGACGCTTCCGGCCCGCCAGGCACCCGGCGACGCATCCACTTCCGGGCGTCCGGATCGCAGTACCTCTCCCCCGCCTCGTCAGGATAGAATGACTCCTCCTCCTCCGAGAACGGAGGAAGGTATGATACCGCATAATCCGGACGGTACCGAGATTCCAGAGTCCGACAGACCGCGTTGA
- the lpxD gene encoding UDP-3-O-(3-hydroxymyristoyl)glucosamine N-acyltransferase, translating into MTFTLQHLAELLRAELQGDPSLTVGGIAPIEEAVHGEVSFVANKKYEKHLAGTKATAVIVSRETVVQRNDLALLRVSDPYIGFVTVLRLFHPLGRYAEPGIHPSAVIDPSATLCEDVTVAASAVIGRNVHIGKGTVVAEGVVLRDGASVGEDCLLYPNVSVLDRCVIGDRVIIHSGTTIGSDGFGFAPSGEKYEKIPQVGFVSIENDVEIGANCAIDRGTLGPTIIRSGVKLDNLIQIAHNVEIGENTVIAAQSGISGSTVLGKHVLIAGQVGVVGHIEIGENVTVGAQSGVAKSLQGPGKIFRGSPAREIHDELRLEAALRHLPDLIKTVREQERRIHELEELLAQQQERD; encoded by the coding sequence TTGACCTTTACTCTTCAGCACCTGGCAGAACTGCTCCGCGCCGAGCTGCAAGGCGATCCTTCGCTCACCGTTGGAGGTATCGCTCCCATCGAGGAAGCGGTTCACGGAGAGGTGAGCTTTGTCGCAAACAAGAAGTACGAGAAACATCTGGCTGGTACGAAAGCGACAGCCGTGATCGTTTCCCGCGAAACCGTCGTTCAGCGCAACGACCTTGCGCTGCTCCGTGTCAGCGATCCCTATATCGGTTTCGTGACGGTGCTCAGGCTGTTCCATCCCCTCGGACGCTACGCGGAACCTGGAATCCACCCATCAGCGGTGATTGATCCTTCCGCAACGTTGTGCGAGGATGTCACCGTCGCCGCCTCTGCGGTTATCGGCAGGAATGTTCATATCGGAAAAGGTACCGTCGTCGCGGAAGGTGTCGTGCTCCGTGACGGTGCCTCCGTAGGCGAGGATTGCCTGTTGTATCCCAACGTCAGCGTACTTGATCGTTGTGTGATCGGTGATCGAGTAATCATTCACTCGGGGACGACCATTGGCAGTGATGGTTTTGGCTTTGCTCCCAGCGGTGAAAAATATGAGAAAATTCCGCAGGTCGGTTTCGTTTCCATCGAAAATGATGTCGAGATCGGTGCCAACTGCGCAATCGATCGCGGCACTCTGGGTCCGACCATTATCCGTTCCGGCGTGAAGCTCGACAACCTGATTCAGATTGCGCATAACGTGGAAATCGGAGAAAACACCGTCATTGCCGCCCAATCCGGAATTTCAGGAAGCACGGTGCTCGGCAAACATGTGCTGATCGCCGGCCAGGTCGGTGTTGTGGGACACATCGAGATAGGTGAAAATGTCACCGTCGGTGCTCAGTCCGGAGTCGCAAAATCATTGCAGGGACCCGGAAAGATCTTCCGCGGTTCTCCCGCCCGAGAAATCCATGACGAACTGCGCCTCGAAGCCGCTCTGCGTCACCTTCCGGATTTGATCAAAACTGTCCGCGAACAGGAACGCCGAATTCATGAACTTGAGGAGCTCCTGGCACAGCAGCAGGAGCGGGATTGA
- a CDS encoding SDR family NAD(P)-dependent oxidoreductase, with amino-acid sequence MIGKHTTVFITGASSGIGLACAETFATAGARLILCARRIDVLQEHAERLSQTTGVSILPLHLDVRNRDDVISTIGNLAPEWGDIDILVNNAGLARGLGKLHLSDMDDWEEMLDTNVKGLLYVTRAIVPGMVHRRKGHIINIGSIAGLDPYPGGAVYNGSKFAVDGITRALRMDLVDTPLRVTSVDPGLVETDFSMVRFRGDSERARSVYAEIEALQAGDVAEAVFFAASRPAHVSVNQIVIMPTAQASSLVKHLGPLR; translated from the coding sequence ATGATCGGGAAACACACAACCGTTTTCATTACCGGAGCCAGTTCGGGCATCGGCCTCGCATGCGCCGAAACCTTCGCCACCGCGGGCGCACGCCTCATTCTCTGCGCCCGTCGCATCGACGTCTTGCAAGAGCACGCTGAGCGCTTGAGTCAAACCACGGGTGTGAGTATTCTCCCTCTGCATCTCGACGTGCGGAATCGCGACGACGTGATATCCACCATCGGAAATCTGGCACCGGAGTGGGGCGACATAGATATTCTCGTCAATAACGCCGGGCTCGCCCGTGGATTGGGAAAGCTGCACCTCAGCGATATGGACGATTGGGAGGAAATGCTGGATACCAACGTGAAAGGTTTGCTGTACGTGACTCGTGCGATCGTTCCGGGTATGGTACATCGTCGCAAGGGACATATCATCAATATCGGATCCATAGCGGGGCTGGATCCCTATCCCGGCGGCGCAGTGTACAATGGGAGCAAATTTGCGGTCGACGGCATTACCCGTGCCCTCCGCATGGATCTCGTGGATACACCTCTGCGAGTGACCAGCGTGGATCCCGGGCTGGTCGAGACCGACTTCAGCATGGTACGCTTCCGGGGAGATTCGGAACGCGCCCGAAGTGTGTACGCCGAAATCGAGGCCCTGCAGGCGGGGGACGTGGCCGAAGCGGTGTTCTTTGCCGCCAGTCGTCCAGCCCATGTCAGTGTGAATCAAATCGTCATCATGCCGACGGCGCAGGCTTCATCACTGGTCAAGCATCTCGGACCCCTCCGTTGA
- a CDS encoding class I SAM-dependent methyltransferase, with amino-acid sequence MNDSPWLDISPEEYEAHMSAPHVRQWQALDRILAEAFAELQPQTLLIAGCGPGTGWRHIDPAVTHEVTGIDIHAGYLERIRRDHGQRLSGLELICGDILAMEPPRKTYGVVVAALLFEYIDTRRGLRRLQESLHDEGTLLIVLQAAGTKPSVSETPYDSIRRLADVMQIVSPEKFLAIAIEEGLVCRRRCVVPLPGEKTFLVFYLSKAVREERR; translated from the coding sequence CGCATGTGAGACAATGGCAAGCACTGGATAGGATATTGGCGGAGGCTTTCGCTGAATTGCAACCGCAGACGCTGTTGATTGCCGGTTGCGGACCGGGCACGGGATGGCGGCATATCGATCCGGCGGTAACGCATGAAGTTACGGGGATTGACATTCACGCAGGATATCTGGAACGAATTCGTCGTGATCACGGACAACGGCTATCAGGTCTGGAATTGATATGCGGGGACATTCTCGCGATGGAGCCGCCGCGAAAAACGTATGGCGTAGTGGTGGCCGCGTTATTGTTCGAGTACATTGACACGAGGCGGGGATTGCGACGTTTACAGGAATCGCTGCACGATGAAGGAACACTCCTGATCGTTCTGCAGGCGGCAGGGACGAAACCGTCAGTGAGCGAGACTCCTTACGACAGTATCCGGCGACTGGCGGATGTCATGCAAATCGTTTCTCCCGAAAAGTTTCTGGCCATAGCCATTGAAGAAGGTCTGGTCTGTCGACGGCGTTGTGTCGTTCCCTTGCCGGGAGAAAAAACTTTCCTGGTGTTTTATCTCAGCAAAGCAGTACGGGAGGAGAGGCGGTAG